Below is a window of Agreia sp. COWG DNA.
CCGCGCGGTGTCGACGGCAGTGCCAGTCCGGGCTTCATGAGCACCACAATGTCGGCCTCGTCGAGGTCGGCCGGGGTGACGGCGCGCGGCACGTTTCCGGAGATATCGACTCCGAGCTCCGCGACCGTCGCGGCCACCGCCGGGTTGACGACGTCGGCCGGCGCGAGTCCCGCTGATGTCGCGTTGAACCGGTCGCTGCCGAGGTGGCGGAGGAGGGCTGCTCCGAGTTGGGAGCGGCCGGCGTTGTGCTGGCAGATGAATAGGACGGTGGGTGTGGCGCTCATTATTTTTTTCCGGGTCAGGATGCGACGAGGCGGGGCGCCAGGTCGTCGATTCGGTTTTGCAAGTCATCGAGGGCGGCGTCGAATGCGGCATCGGTGCCGATCCGAACAGGGTCAGGGATCGACCAATGCGCCCCATCGCGCAGGCCTAATTCTTCGTGCGCGTTGTCGCACACGGTCACCACGAAGTCGCCCGCAGCGAGCACATCAGCCAAAGCTTGGGGTCGTAGGCCGGGAAGAGTCAACGCGTGGCGGGCGGCCGTGGCGATCGCGCCCGACGCGATCTGCTCGGCCGGATGAGTGCCGGCCGATGCGGCGGGGATGCTGCTGACTCTGTTCCACAGGGCAACGGCGAGTTGCGAGCGGGCCGAGTTCGCGGTACAGACGAACAGCACCCGTCGCGCCGAACCCACCGCACCAGGCACGAGACCCTCCAGAGCGTTTTCGGTCAGCCGCACATAGGAGCGCCGCTTGTCCGCCTCCGAGCGGTGCCGGGTGAGCATGCCCACCGACTCAAGCACGTTCAGGTGGTGGGTGACGAGGTTCGAGCGCATGGTCAACGAGTCGCTGATCTCCGATGGGGCCAGCTCGCCGACGGTCAGCAGGTCGACGATGCGGAGGCGCGCAGGATCGCTGAGCGCGGCGTGCTTCGCAGCACGCCACTGCAACTCGTCATTTCGCTCAATATTCATTGTTTCAATCTTGACTGAACTACCCTGCGCGAGTCAAGATGAGGTCGACATGAAAACCTCTCAGACCCACACCCCGCACTTTCGGCCGCATCTGGCGCGCCGGGTCGCTGCCGAATTCGTGGGCACCGCGCTGCTGGTGACCGTGGTTGTGGGATCCGGGATCGCCGCGCAGCAACTCTCGCCCCGCGACGTCGGCCTGCAGCTGCTCGAGAACAGCATCGCGACCGCCCTCGGCCTGGCCGTATTGATCCTGATGCTCGGCCCGGCGTCGGGTGCGCACTTCAACCCCGTCGTCTCGCTTGTTGATTGGCTCATCGGTCGCCGCACGAAGACCGGGTTACCGACCAGAGACCTTGCCCCGTATCTGCTTGCGCAGATCGGAGGAGGCATCACAGGCACACTCCTGGCCGGCATCATGTTCGACACGGCGCCCGCCTTCTCGACCACCGTCCGGGCATCGGGCGGGCACCTGGTGGGCGAGGTCGTGGCCACGGCGGGCCTGGTGCTGCTGATCTTCGCTCTCGCCCACACCGGTAAGGGTCACGTCACCGCGGCCGCGGTCGGCGCGTATATCGGGGCGGCGTACTGGTTCACCAGCTCGACGTCGTTTGCGAACCCCGCCGTGACGATCGCCCGCATGTTCACCGACACCTTCGCCGGCATCGCTCCAGCGTCCGTCGCTCCCTTCATCCTCGCCCAGCTGCTCGGCGGGCTACTGGGCCTCGCCCTGCTGCTCGTGTTCTACCCGGCCGCCGCTCGCACCGCCAGCGATGTCGTTGTTCCTCATCCTGTCGAAGCCCACTGAAAGGCACCCACCCTCATGCATCTCGTAGCAATCGGCGGAAGCGACGCCGGAATCTCCACAGCCCTCCGCGCCCGCGAACTTAACCCCAGCGTTGACGTGACCGTCGTCGTTGCGGACTCCTACCCCAACTTCTCTATCTGCGGCATCCCGTACTACTTCTCCCGCGAGGTAAACCCGTGGCAGTCCCTCGCGCACCGCACCCACGCTGACCTGGAAGCGACCGGGATGCAGCTCCGGC
It encodes the following:
- a CDS encoding helix-turn-helix domain-containing protein, whose translation is MNIERNDELQWRAAKHAALSDPARLRIVDLLTVGELAPSEISDSLTMRSNLVTHHLNVLESVGMLTRHRSEADKRRSYVRLTENALEGLVPGAVGSARRVLFVCTANSARSQLAVALWNRVSSIPAASAGTHPAEQIASGAIATAARHALTLPGLRPQALADVLAAGDFVVTVCDNAHEELGLRDGAHWSIPDPVRIGTDAAFDAALDDLQNRIDDLAPRLVAS
- a CDS encoding low molecular weight phosphatase family protein, with the protein product MSATPTVLFICQHNAGRSQLGAALLRHLGSDRFNATSAGLAPADVVNPAVAATVAELGVDISGNVPRAVTPADLDEADIVVLMKPGLALPSTPRGEVLEWSFPNPESWDSAAVRPMREAVAARIQAELLTR
- a CDS encoding MIP/aquaporin family protein; protein product: MKTSQTHTPHFRPHLARRVAAEFVGTALLVTVVVGSGIAAQQLSPRDVGLQLLENSIATALGLAVLILMLGPASGAHFNPVVSLVDWLIGRRTKTGLPTRDLAPYLLAQIGGGITGTLLAGIMFDTAPAFSTTVRASGGHLVGEVVATAGLVLLIFALAHTGKGHVTAAAVGAYIGAAYWFTSSTSFANPAVTIARMFTDTFAGIAPASVAPFILAQLLGGLLGLALLLVFYPAAARTASDVVVPHPVEAH